Proteins co-encoded in one Xiphophorus couchianus chromosome 16, X_couchianus-1.0, whole genome shotgun sequence genomic window:
- the spc24 gene encoding kinetochore protein Spc24 gives MSLSHKFQDVEENGEMLVAFINSSQPEKLREVKVERQALVDRHLETKKTVTQILKDVAQIEERAGQRLLNMEEQKQHRQKELEDLEEQLQRCTAKSQITDSEIQFLQTELESVRNTERELETLQNEVHEDTTEVIPSAVYVAQVYYLITKIKWEYDMQPNILKGVHYGPDLATPINIDTSVRSRSDISDQLWDFVSTEW, from the exons ATGTCTCTGAGCCACAAGTTTCAAGACGTGGAGGAGAATGGGGAGATGCTGGTGGCTTTCATCAACAGCAGTCAGCCCGAGAAACTGAGAGAAGTGAAAGTCGAACGCCAGGCCCTCGTTGACCGGCACCTTGAAACAAAGAAGACTGTGACACAGATTCTTAAAG ACGTGGCACAGATCGAGGAGCGCGCGGGTCAGAGGCTGCTGAACatggaggagcagaagcagcacaggcagaaggagctggaggacttggaggagcagctgcagcGGTGCACGGCCAAAAGCCAGATCACGGACTCAGAAATCCA GTTTCTGCAGACGGAGCTGGAGAGTGTGAGGAACACCGAGAGGGAACTGGAGACTCTGCAGAATGAGGTGCATGAAGACACCACCGAGGTCATCCCGTCTGCAGT GTACGTGGCTCAGGTGTACTACCTAATAACCAAGATCAAGTGGGAATACGACATGCAGCCCAACATTTTGAAAGGAG tgcACTACGGTCCAGATCTGGCCACGCCCATCAACATTGACACGTCTGTCCGCTCTCGAAGCGATATAAGCGATCAGCTGTGGGACTTTGTCAGCACCGAGTGGTAG